From Methanobacteriaceae archaeon, the proteins below share one genomic window:
- a CDS encoding DUF4064 domain-containing protein, which translates to MTDNVKETSRTMELVLGIIGGIFGLLGGVFAVLFGSLASSDVVLLGISAILASIVGIVGSIYVTRNSKMGGIILFVSAVWLLVSISLFGVMGTIFLGIAGLLALLRK; encoded by the coding sequence TTGACAGATAATGTAAAAGAAACATCAAGAACAATGGAACTGGTGCTGGGAATTATCGGGGGAATATTCGGCCTACTGGGTGGGGTCTTTGCTGTCCTATTTGGCAGCCTGGCCTCAAGTGATGTGGTATTATTAGGAATAAGTGCAATTTTGGCCTCTATTGTGGGAATTGTAGGTTCCATATATGTTACCCGGAATTCCAAGATGGGTGGAATCATCTTATTTGTGAGTGCCGTCTGGTTACTGGTCAGTATTTCCCTCTTTGGAGTAATGGGAACCATATTTTTAGGTATAGCTGGATTACTG